The sequence below is a genomic window from Nitrospiria bacterium.
GGACTTGTGACCCCGATCAATGGTTTAATTTAGGGGATGATCTGATCACCATCCAGAGAAAGTTGGACAACTGTCTTTGGGAGACGGGTTCCTTTCCGACAACCGCTCCACTCAACGCAGAGGTTACCGGCGTAGGGAATGCCATCCGAACCAACTGGATAGACCAAAGGATAGTAAAATATACAGCAAGCACCACACCCGACCGGCAAGCGTTCACCCAAAGCTGGTTAGCCCATTACGGGTTTGATCACTCCGATCCAATCGAAGAAGCTTTATACCTCAATGGAATGGTACTGGACCAAACCGATGTTGATCCCAACCCTTTAAACAATTTGACCGGAACCATGGATACCTATGATTCGACCTTCCGCTTGTTCCACACAAGCATCGGCAGGAAAAATTCAGCGGGACTCACCAATCCAACGGTTGATCCTTTTTGGAATGTTGATTCAACGGAGGGTTACGGTGTGGACATGAACACCCACGCGGATTCAGGGGTAGGTAAAGCAAACGGTTTTAAATTCCTTTATGTTCAAAATGTGGAAGGGTCTTCCGTCACATCCTGCTTGGGGTGCGGCCCGGGACATGATGTCAGCATTCCTGGGGAGGTCAATTTCGACCAAATCTTTCCTCTTATCCCTGCCATTCAAATCGGGAGCCATCCTCCTGCTTTTTCCGAGCAGTTTAATATTATTCCCGCGCCCTAAACAGAACACACACTATTTTTTAATCCACTACCTCGGTCCCCACCCCTTTATCGGTAAAAATTTCCAAAAGAAGGGCATGGGTCAAGCGCCCATCAATGATATGGGCTTTTTTCACCCCACCCTCAAGAGCAGTCAGGCAAGCCTCCACCTTGGGAAGCATTCCCTCCGAGATTACTCCTTTTTTAATAAATTGTCCGACCTCTTTTCTGGATAATGTGGAACGCAATTTTTTGCGCTCGTCCTGAATTCCTTTTACATCGGTCAGTACCAAAAATTTCTCGGCTTGGATGGCAGAAGCAATCGCCCCGGCAACCAAATCCGCATTAATATTATAACTTTCCCCCTTTTCACCAAAAGCAATTGGAGCAATCACTGGGATAAAACCGCTTTTGTGAAGGTCTTCTAACACTTTTGGATCCACGGCCTTAATCTGTCCCACCATTCCCATGGCGGGGTCCTTTGCCGATGCCTTTGCCAAGGGCTGAGCGGTAAATAATTTCCCATCTTTACCCGTTAACCCTACCGCTTTCCCCCCATGCCGGTTAACCAGAGAAACAATCTCTTTATTAATCACCCCCCCAAGAACCATCTCTACGATTTCCATGGTTTCTGAATCAGTGACCCGTACACCTTTTATAAAGCGAGGCTCTTTTCCTAACCGTTTCATCATTTGGTTAATTTGCGGCCCGCCTCCATGAACGATGACCGGATGAATTCCAACATATTTCATTAAAACCACATCTTCGGCGAACCGCTCTTTTAAGGTCACCTCTGTCATGGCCTTACCACCATATTTGATCACAAAGGTCTTCCCTGAAAAGGACCTTATATAGGGAAGGGCCTCAATTAAAACTTTTGCCTTTTCAATTAAATGTTCCAATGTTAAAGTGCATCCTGTTTAGAGTATGTATTTCCTTAAATCCTGGTCTTGGACGATATCGTTTAATTTTTCCTGAACGTATTTTGCATCCACCCTCCATTGTTTCTCTTCCAAATAGGGCGCTTCGAAGGAGAGCTCGTCCAGAATTTTTTCCATGATTGTAAATAGTCTTCGGGCACCAATATCTTCCATCCGCTCATTCACCAAGACCGCAATTTTGGCAATTTCTTCAATGGCATCTTCAGTAATTTCCAAGTGAATCCCTTCGGTTTCCATTAATCCAATATACTGTTTGATTAAGGCATTTTTCGGCTCCGTCAGTATTCGGATAAACTCCCCTTTTCCCAAAGATTTCAATTCTACTCTCAAAGGGAAACGTCCCTGAAGTTCTGGAATTAAATCTGAGGGTTTAGACACATGAAAGGCCCCTGCCGCAATAAAAAGGATATGGTCCGTTTTTACCAACCCATATTTGGTATTCACAGTTGACCCTTCCACGATGGGAAGGAGATCCCGTTGAACCCCCTCGCGGGAAATATCCGGTCCGGCCATTTTTTCCTTTCCCGCAATTTTATCGATTTCGTCAAGAAATATGATCCCATTCTGTTCTACCCGCCGTACGGCCTCTTTCACAACTTCATCCATATCAATTAATTTTTGGGCTTCCTCCTGAGTTAAAATTTTAATGGCTTCAGGAACTTTCACCCGTTGTTTTTTCTTTTTCCCTTGAAACAATCCGCCGAACATCTCCCGGAGGTTCATTTCGAGGTCTTCCATTCCGATATTGGAAATCACCCCAATGGGAAGGCTTTTCTCTTTGGTCTCCAGTTCGACTGCCCGGTCATTGAGTTTTCCTTCCCGCAATTGTTTGCGAAGCTTTTCTCGACTGTTTTCATTGGATTCGGATGGAGGAGGAGAAACAGATTCAGCACGTGATTCATCATAAATTCCAGGGGGATGACGCTGCGGGGGAGGGGGGAGGAGTAAATCCAAAACCTTTTCCTCCGCCAATTGTTTGGCTCGATCTGAAACCCGCTCCGCTTGTTCACCTTTCACCATATTTACTGCCAATTCGGTGACTTCTCGGATCATCGATTCCACATCCCGACCAACATAACCCACCTCGGTAAATTTTGATGCTTCCACCTTTAAAAATGGGGACTGAGCCAGTTTTGCAAGCCTTCGGGAAATTTCCGTTTTCCCCACTCCTGTGGGTCCAATCATAATAATATTTCTGGGCATCACCTCATCCCGAAGCTCTTCATTCAACTGTCTTCGGCGCCACCGGGTCCGCAAGGCAATGGCAACCATCCGTTTGGCCTGGGCTTGCCCGATGATATATTTATCAAGTTCAGCAACTATTTCCCGTGGGGTTAAAGTATTCATTACAATTCCTCTATGACAATTTCCCGATTGGTATAAATGCAAATATCACCGGCGATTCCCAGTGCTTCCTTCACAATTTCCCGGACGTCCAGGGAAGAATGTTGGATGAGGGCTTTGGCTGCCGCCAAAGCATAGGGGCCCCCCGATCCAATACTGACCAAACCTCCTTCAGGTTCCACCACGTCCCCCGTTCCGGACAAAATAAAAGCATGCTCCAAATTGGCAACGGCCAATAAAGCTTCAAGTCTTCTGAGAACCCGATCGGTCCTCCAATCCTTCGCCAATTCAACCGCGGCACGGGTCAGATTTCCCCGAAACTCCTCTAGCTTGGATTCGAACCGCTCAAACAGTGTAAAAGCGTCGGCGGTTCCTCCGGCAAAACCCGCCAAAACCTGGCCATTATACATCCTTCGCACTTTTCGCGCATTGTGCTTCATCACCGTGGTTCCCAAAGTTACTTGCCCATCTCCACCAATGGCTACTCGGCCGTTGCGGGTCACAATCAGAACAGTTGTTCCTCGAATGGTAAGGCCTTCTTTCATGATGATTTCGTCCCTCGGATCCGAGCTCGGCCCCTGGGATGGGTTTTATTATAAATCTCCATCAGTCGATCCATACTCACATGGGTATAACGCTGCGTGGTTCCAAGAGATTGATGCCCCAGCAATTCTTGAATCGACCGAAGATCCACACCGGCATCCAAGAGATGAGTGGCAAAAGAGTGGCGAAGCGTGTGAGGGGTTGCCCCACGGAATTCCTCGCCACTTCGAAAATAAATGGACATTCTATACCAAACCCCGCGGGCTGTCATCCTTTTTCCCCATTGGTTCAAAAATAAAGGCACTTTTTCCTTTTCGCCTGAAGGGTGTTTTTTCTTTTTTGGATGATGCAAATAATCTTCAATGGCTTTCAGTGCTTTGGAGCCGATAGGAACAATCCGTTCCTTGGACCCTTTTCCTCTGACCCTCACTAACCCTTCTTCCGGATCCAAATCCTGAATATTTAACCCGACCAATTCGCTGATTCGAATTCCCGTAGAATAAAAAGTCTCAAGAATGGCCCGATCCCGCATGGAGAGAACGTTTTGATTGGGGGGGGATTCCACCAAGGTTTTTGCTTGATTCATGGATAAAACCTTAGGGACCCTACTTTCTTGGCGTGGACTGGATACCACACGAGATGGATTGTGGGAGATTTTCCCTCTTCGAAAGAGAAACCCAAAAAAGGACCGGATGGAGGAGAGTTTTCTGGCAATTGAAGATCTCTTGATCCCTTGGGCGTAAAGAAAAGCTAAATATCCCCGAATAACCCATTGGTCCAGAGACCCAAGGAGAGGCCCTTTCTCACCGGAAGGAAATTGCTCCAAAACAAATCCCCGAAACTGGGATAGGTCCCCTTTATAGTTTCGAATGGTATGATCGGAGACGCGCCGCTCAAACCTCAAATAGTTCATAAAATCTTGTATTGCTCCGTCCATTCTGCTAGGTCCTCCAAGCTCCTTTCTACCATTTTTTTCCGACGCATTTCCCGATTGGGAATGGATTTTTTTAAGGGAGGAAAAAGACCAAAATGAGCGTTGGCGGGTTGAAAAGTCTCTGGAGCACTTTTGGTTACATACTGGATCAAGCTCCCCAAAGCAGTGGTTTCGGGTGGAACAACCAATCCCTGGTTTTGAATTTTTCGTCCCGCATTAATCCCTGCTAAAAGCCCCATCCCCGTCGATTCGATATAACCCTCCACCCCGATGATCTGTCCTGCAAAGAAAAGGTTTTCTGAACCCCGAAGCTGAAGGGTTTCTTTTAAAAACAAAGGTGAATTTAAAAAGGTATTTCGATGAAGGCTACCGAATCGAAAAAACTCCGCTTTTTCCAAACCTGGAATCAAGCGAAAAACTCTTTTCTGCTCTCCCCATTTTAACTTGGTCTGAAACCCCACCAGATTATAACACGTTCCTTGGTGGTTCTCCCGCCTCAGTTGAACCACAGCAAAAGGCCTTTTTCCAGAACGGGGATCCAACAAACCAACGGGTTTCATAGGTCCAAAAAGAAGGGTTTTTGACCCTCTTTCTGCTAGAACCTCAATAGGCATGCACCCTTCAAAATAAGGGATTTTTTCAAATTCTTTCTCGGGAACCTTCTCCGCTTCCATTAAAGCTTTATAAAAGCAATCATATTCTTCCTGAGTCATAGGACAATTGACGTAATCCGCGCTTCCCTTTCCATACCGGGAGGCCTGAAAAGTCACCTGACCATCAATGCTTTCCCCATCAACAATAGGAGAAATGGCATCGTAGAAATATAATCGATGAGACCCTATGGTTTTTTGAATCCACCGGGCTAAACCCTCACCGGTCAAAGGCCCGGTAGCAAGAACCGCCATTTTATCCTCCGGGGGGGTGCTCACCTCTTCCCGAAAAACTTTAATTCGGGGGTGTGAAAGAATTTTTTGGTTAATCCATTGAGAAAAAGCGGTACGGTCAACGGCAAGGGCTGAACCTGCGGGAATACGGGTTTCATCCGCTGCCCTCATAATCAGTGATCCCATCCTCCGGAGCTCTTCTTTGAGTAAACCGACCGCATGAAAGGGATCCGCGGAACGAAAGGAATTACTGCAAACCAATTCTGCCAAATCACCGGTTTTGTGTGCAGGTGTAGTCTGGACCGGCCGCATTTCATAAAGGTGCACAGAAATCCCACGTTCGGCTGCTTGAAAAGCGGCCTCGCACCCTGCCAGTCCTCCTCCAATGATGACCAACACTTGAGGTTCCATCACCGTCATAATTACCCTATTTACCCACAAAAAGGCAAGGGGCTAACCTATTTCCGGAGCCGTTATCGGTGTTTAAGAGAAAAGAACATTATTCTTGGAAGTGACAATCCTTATTGGGACAGGCGAGAGTTACATCCCCTCCTCTTTTTTTCTTCTCAATCAGAAAAGAACCACCGCATTGAGGACAGGGTTTGGGAATGGGTTTATACCAGCTGGCAAAATTACATTTTGGGTACTGGCTGCATCCAAAAAACATTCTTCCTTTTTTTGATCGCTTTTCAACCAGCTCACCCTTGCACCCCTCTTGAGGACAAGGGACTCCCAAACTCACCGATTTTGTAAAGCTACATTTTGGGTAGGTTGAGCAGGCTAAAAACCGGCCAAACCGTCCAATTTTTACTACCAGAGGACTTTGACATGTCTCACAAAACTCTCCGGTTTCCGGTTTCTCGACAACACGAATTTCACCGGAAGTTTCTTCCACAAATTCTTTGGTATTTTTGCAATCCGGGTACCCCGGACACGCTAAAAACCTCCCATTTCTTCCCCACTTGATCACCATTTTCCGATTGCATTTATCACAAACAACCTCTGTGGGAATTTCCTCGCGTTTCACATCCCGCATTTCTACTTCCGCTTTCAGGAGGCTTTTTCCAAAGGGGGCATAAAAATCTCGGACGGCACCCACCCAATCCTTCTCCCCTTCTTCAATCTCATCCAGTTCCTCCTCCATTTTCGCTGTAAATTCTACATTCAGGACCTCCGGAAAATGTTCAACCAAAAGTCCGTTTACCACAGTTCCTAATTCAGTGGGTTTCAGTCTCCCTTCCAACTTTTCAACATATTTCCTATCCTGGATGGTTGAAATGATGGCTGCATAGGTACTGGGACGGCCAATTCCTTTCTCTTCCAATTCACGGATCAGCATGGCTTCGGAAAAACGGGCAGGGGGTTGAGTAAAATGTTGTTTGGGAACCAATTCCAACAACTGAAGCGTTTCCCCTTCGGTTAAAGAAGGAAGGTTCAGCTCCTCTTCATCCTCTCCGTCTTCCCGTCTTTTATCCTCAGACATATCCCCTTCTTCCCGTCCCTCCATATAGGCCGAGGTAAAACCAGGAAAACGGGTCACAGAACCGGTAGCCCGGAAAATGGATGGGCCTGCGGAAATATCAACCCGGGTCATTTCCAATATGGCCGGAGCCATTTGACTGGCAACGAATCGGCTCCAAATTAACTTATATAGATTATATTGATCTTTGGCCAAAAAACCCTTAACGGTTTCAGGATCACGGGTTACGGTGGTTGGCCGAATGGCTTCGTGGGCTTCCTGGGCGGACTTCCTACTCTTATAAATGTTAGGATGTGGGGGCAAAAATTCGGAACCAAACCGTTCTTGAATAAAACTCCTTAAAGAGGATAACGCTTCATCCGAAACACGGGTAGAATCGGTCCTCATATAGGTAATCAAACCCACCGGGCCTTCGGCCCCCATTTCCACTCCCTCATAAAGCTGTTGAGCCATCATCATGGTTTTTTTGGGGGAAAAGCGAAGTTTCCGTGAGGCTTCCTGTTGAAGACTACTGGTAATAAACGGGGGAACGGGGTTACGCTTTTTTTCCTTCTTTTCAATTTTTTTAACAACAAAGGGTTGGCCGCGAAGTTGGGTAATATGTTGTTCTGCGGTTTCACCATTAGAGATTTCAATAGGATTACCATTGATCCTAAAAAGCTTGGCTTCAAAACGAGGGGGCGAGAGACCCTCCAGCTTCGCTGTAATTGACCAGTATTCTTCAGAAACAAAAGCCTGAATCGCACATTCTCGCTCACACACCAAACGAACAGCCACGGATTGAACCCGGCCAGCGCTTAAACCCCGGCGGACTTTTTCCCATAAAATGGGACTGATTTTATAACCCACGATGCGGTCCAACACCCGCCGGGCTTGTTGGGCATTGACTTTATTGAGGTTTACCTTCACAGGTGATTCTAAAGCTTTTTTAATTCCCCGTTCGGTAATTTCATTAAACAGAATTCGAAATACCTTTTCCTCCTGCCCATTAAGTTCTTCTGCAATATGCCAGGCAATGGCTTCTCCCTCGCGATCTGGATCGGGGGCCAGAAAAATCTTGTCTGCTTTACCCGCGGCTTCTTTGATTTCATTTAAAAACTTTCCTTTTCCACGGATGATGACATATTCAGGAAGGAAATCCCTTTCTAAATCCACCCCTAATTTTTTGACGGGAAGATCCTTCACATGTCCCATGGACGCTTTGATCACAAACTTCTTACCTAAATATTTATTGAGGGTTTTTGCTTTCGTTGGTGATTCAACAATAATTAAAGATTTACCCATTGCCCCCCCATTTTAATAAAAACCTTTGCCATATGAAAACGACTATGATTGATTCTACCACAAAATATTTTTTTTAAATGGATCGGGTATAAAACTGCCCGGCCATTTGTTGAATGGCACCTTTTAATTCCATACTCAGAAGAAGGCTGGAAACCTTTTGAGATGGAAAATGACTTTTTGAAGACAACTCATCTATATGTACAGGATCTACTCCCACCAAATCAAATAAAATACTCTCATCCACCGGTAAATCCTCCTGTTTAAAGTGGGATTTGATTGACTTTAGGGTGGATTTTCCAAAATGTTGTTTGGCCACTTTCCGGAACTGAGGAACAATTTCTTCCAAAATATCATCCATTCCCTGTACCAGCTTTGCACCACTTTTGATAAGATGATTGGTCCCTTCACTGGTTTTTACCCCAAGGTTCCCCGGAATGGCAAAAACCTCTCGTCCTTGCTCCAAGGACAATCGGGCGGTAATTAATGACCCGCTTTCAGCGGTCGCCTCAATCACCAGGGTCCCTAAAGAAACGCCACTGATAATACGATTTCGCTGCGGGAAGTTTTTAGCATCCGGTTCGGTTTCCAGGGAATATTCGGATAAAACCCCTCCTTGGTCCATGATTTTGGTCATCAGGTCCCGGTGTTCCGGAGGATAAACCCGGTTAACTCCACATCCTAAGACCGCCAAGGTCTCTCCCCCGGCGTGGAGAGCGGCCCGGTGTGCAAAACCGTCGATCCCTCTTGCCATCCCGCTGACCACTAAAAAACCTTCTTCTGTTAAGCACCGGCTAAAACGGTCGGTTGTGGAACGTCCATAGGCAGTGGCCCTTCGAGAACCCACAATGGCAATGGCCGGTTTTTCGGAATGAAGTTTTCCCCGTACATATAATAGGGAAGGGGGATCATGAATTTCCCGAAGTAACGACGGATATTCTGAATCTGTAAGACTTACCAACCCTATTCCTAACCGGTTGACTTCATCAACCTCCCGCTTAACGGTGTCCGTTACCCCACAGGAAAGAATGGCTCCAGCCAGCGATTCTCCAATCCCCTCCAAATCCATTAAATTTCTTATATCTGCACCCAATACTCCTTTAGGGGACCCAAAAACTTCTATTAATCTTTTGATTAATACCGGGCCAAGTCCTTGAACTGATTTTAGGGAAAGCCACATTTCCGTTTCATTTTGATTCATAATGGATTTGAATTTAACCCAACAAAAAATATCTTGGAGCGTCTTAAATTAAAATGACATTATACAACAGTACTCCGGCCAGTCAAGGAATCCTCAAAAATCTTTTTCTGGATGGGATCTTTTTGAATATAAAAAGAATAAAGAAAAGAGGGACTGATGAAATCGTACCACCGGGATTACCCAAAGAGAACGGAGGGAGAAGTAAGAGGTTTATCAAATTTTTTTTTACCGGGTATCGTTTTAAATTAAACCTTTTTAAAAAAGAGGTGAACTTTTTTAAAAAGGTTACCCGTCATGGAACCACGAGAAGGAAGGAGCCCTGGCTCTCTCTGGGATCCTTTCATTTGTTCCTTCCAACTAATGGGTACTCAGGTCATACTGTTCCAAATGAAGGTTGGAGTCGGCCTTAATAAAAATTTTTCGATTAAATTCCCTTTCCAAGTCTTCAATTCCCTCTCGTTCTTCCTCGTACAATAGATTGGCCACTGTTGGATGGACCCCAAGAATAATTTTCTTATCATGTTGAGACGGCCCAATTCTCCGTATTTCTCTAAAAATTTCATAACAAACAGTCATCGGAGATTTGGTATATCCTTTCCCGTCACAGTAAGGGCAAGGCCCACACAGAATCCTCAGCAGGTTCTCCCGAATCCGTTCACGAGACATCTGGATTAGGCCCAAATCCGAAATCCTTAAAATATTGGTGCGGGCTTTGTCTCGAGAGACCGCCTCTTGGAAGGCATGAAATACCTTATCCCGATTCCGTTCTTTTTCCATATCAATGAAATCGATAATTATAATCCCTCCTATGTTTCGAAGACGAAGCTGATAGGCAATTTCTTTTACCGAGTCTAAATTCGTTTTTAGGATGGTCTCTTCCAGATCCCTTTTTCCCACATACCGCCCAGTATTCACATCAATCACGGTCAAGGCCTCGGTATGATCAATTATTATGTACCCACCTGACTTTAACCAAACCTTTCTTCCCAACCCCCGAGATATCTCAATTTCAACTTCAAAGGCATCAAAAATTTGTTCTTCTTTTTCATAAAGCTCAACCCGCTCACTTAAACTGGGAATATACATATTCACAAAATCTTTTATTCTCTCGTACTCCACTTTTGAGTCAATTACCAGCCGGTCCACATCTCGGGTAAAAAGGTCTCGAACCGTCCGGAAAACCAAATCTAAATCGGTGTGGAGAAGTACCGGGGCACCTAACCTTTCTCTTTTTTTGTTTATATTGTGCCATAAAACATCCAGAAACTCTTTATCGGAAACAAATTCTTCCTCACTGACGCCATCACTCACCGTCCGAATGATATAACCGGTTCCCCCTTTCCGCATTTTCATAATCATGTCCCTTAAACGGGAGCGCTCTTCCTCTTTATTAATGCGCCTGGAAATTCCGACATGATTGACGGTTGGCATAAAAACCAGGTATCGCCCGGGTAAGGATACATACATCGTAACCCGTGGTCCTTTGGTTCCCATGGGTTCTTTGGTCACCTGAACCAATATTTCCTGTCCTTCTTTCAGGAGTTCCTCAATGGGTTTCCCTCCGGATTTTTTGACTTTGGTCACAATCCCATTAAATTCAACATTGTCATCTTCTCTGTATTCCTCACCTTCCCCTTCTGTGACCCGTAAGGTTTCTTCTTTTTGAAAAACCACATCCGCCACATATAAAAAAGCGGATTTTTCAGTGCCAATATCCACAAACGCCGCCTGCATGCCGGGCAGCACTTTCATAATCTTCCCTTTATATACATTTCCTACAATGCCGCGTTCTTTTTTTCGATCAATATAAAGTTCTGTAACCACACGGTTTTCCAAAAAGGCAACGCGGGTTTCCTCTTGCATTGCATTAATAATAATTTCTTTAGCCATTTTCTATACTCCTCTGAACAAAGCGGATTTTGGACCAACATTTTTTTAAAAAATGTGAACAAAATTTCTCTATCCTTTTTTGGTCAAAATACCGGCTTGTTCCTATTGAGATTGACACATTGAGATTTTTAATAAAAAAGTTGAAAACGTCTAATTTTTACACTTTGTAAAATTCCGAGGGCAGCCAACATGGTCACCATAGACGTCCCACCGTAGCTCATTAAGGGGAGGGGAACACCCACAACGGGCATCACTCCCAAGGTCATACCGATGTTGATCATAAAATAAAAGGACAACATCCCGACGACTCCATAAGACAGTAAAACTCCCAAACTATCTTTTGCTTTAGCTGCGATTTCTATTCCCATCACAATTAAAACAAAATAAAGACTAAACAATAAAAAAACACCAATAAAACCCCATTCCTCTGCAAAAACAGAAAAAATAAAATCCGTATGGCCTTCCGGAAGAAATTTAAGTTGGCTCTGGGTGCCTGATAAATAGCCCTTTCCCAAAATACCACCGGACCCAATGGCAATCTTAGATTGAATAATATGATACCCCGCCCCCATGGGGTCCGCCGAGGGATCAATAAACGTTAGGAGGCGTTCTCTTTGGTATTCTTTTAGGAAAGACCAAAAGAAGTGCCATAAAAAAGGAAGTGACATAAAAAACAAAATGGAACCAAAAACCAAGTTTTTAGACCGAAATCCCACTAAGCCCACCAATAATAAAAAAATAAAGGTTACCGTTAAGGCCGTCCCAAGATCAGGCTGCCTTAAAATGAGGACTGTCGGAATAGCCAAAAGAACACCCGGAAAAAATAATTGTGAAAATCTCAACCCTCCGGTTTGTTTGTTTTCAGAAAAATATTTGGCCATCACCAAAAGCATGGTTAATTTTGCAAACTCGGAGGGTTGAAAAGAAAAAGGACCCAGGGAAAGCCAACGTTGAGCCCCTTGACCTACCCGGCCAACAAATAAGACCATTATCAATAATAAAAGCGTAATCCCATAAAACCCAAAGGCATACCGAACCAGCATATGGTAGTCTAAAAATGAAACACTGAAATAAATCCCTAATCCTAAAATGACCCAATAGATTTGCTTCACAAAAACGGTGCTGCGGGAAACATCGGAGTGCCGGGTTACACTATATAAGGTCAGCAGACCAATTCCCAGAATTCCGAGAATCACCCCTAAAAGTCGCCAATCAAAGTTGGTGATTAACCGTCGATCGATCATAAGCTAAATAAGTCTCAATAATTTCTTTTGCAATGGGCGCAGCAACCGAGCCCCCATGGCCCGAATTTTCAACCAAAACCACCACCGCTATCTTAGGGTCAGAAGCCGGGGCAAAAGCCCCAAACCAGGCATGGTCCAAAAACTCCTTTGGTATCGGTTCCGTTGGTGCTCTTGGGCGTGTTCCGATGACTTGTGCTGTCCCAGTTTTCCCGGCAATTTCAACAATAGAGGATCTGGAGGAACGGGCCGTCCCTTCAGGATCGGACACCACCCCTTTTAGGGCCTCCCTCAAAACAGCAAAGGTTCTGGGATTTAAATCAACACGCCGTGAAGGCATAGGCAAAGGCTCTTCCACCTGGCGGGTCTGCTTTTCCAATACACCTTTAAAAATTTTGGGTTGAAAAAGGGTCCCACCGTTTGCCACCACACTGATCATATTCACCAACTGTAAGGGAGTTACGGACACATAACCCTGACCGATGGCAACGGATAACGTTTCTCCGGGATACCAGGGTTCCCCGCGAACTCTTTTTTTCCACTCAATCGTGGGAATTAACCCTTTTTTCTCCGATTCCAATTCAATGCCCGTGGGTTCCCCCAACCCAAAAAGTCGCGAATATTTTGCAATCATATCGACCCCAAGCTGATATCCCACATTATAAAAAAACACATCGCAGGATTGGACAATGGCTTGATGTAAATTCATGGGTCCATGGCCCCCCCTTTTCCAGTCCCTGAACACCCTTCCCCCAAATGGCATATACCCTTTGCAATCCACCTGAAAACCGGAATCAAACTGTTTGCTTTCCAACATGGCACTGGAAACCACGATTTTAAAGACCGAACCTGGGGGATATTGGCCTTGAATCACCCGGTTATTAAGAGGCCGTTGTGGATCGGTTGAAATGATCTCCCAAACCTCTGGTCGGATTCCCGCTGAAAGAAGGTTGGGATCAAAAGGG
It includes:
- the topA gene encoding type I DNA topoisomerase translates to MGKSLIIVESPTKAKTLNKYLGKKFVIKASMGHVKDLPVKKLGVDLERDFLPEYVIIRGKGKFLNEIKEAAGKADKIFLAPDPDREGEAIAWHIAEELNGQEEKVFRILFNEITERGIKKALESPVKVNLNKVNAQQARRVLDRIVGYKISPILWEKVRRGLSAGRVQSVAVRLVCERECAIQAFVSEEYWSITAKLEGLSPPRFEAKLFRINGNPIEISNGETAEQHITQLRGQPFVVKKIEKKEKKRNPVPPFITSSLQQEASRKLRFSPKKTMMMAQQLYEGVEMGAEGPVGLITYMRTDSTRVSDEALSSLRSFIQERFGSEFLPPHPNIYKSRKSAQEAHEAIRPTTVTRDPETVKGFLAKDQYNLYKLIWSRFVASQMAPAILEMTRVDISAGPSIFRATGSVTRFPGFTSAYMEGREEGDMSEDKRREDGEDEEELNLPSLTEGETLQLLELVPKQHFTQPPARFSEAMLIRELEEKGIGRPSTYAAIISTIQDRKYVEKLEGRLKPTELGTVVNGLLVEHFPEVLNVEFTAKMEEELDEIEEGEKDWVGAVRDFYAPFGKSLLKAEVEMRDVKREEIPTEVVCDKCNRKMVIKWGRNGRFLACPGYPDCKNTKEFVEETSGEIRVVEKPETGEFCETCQSPLVVKIGRFGRFLACSTYPKCSFTKSVSLGVPCPQEGCKGELVEKRSKKGRMFFGCSQYPKCNFASWYKPIPKPCPQCGGSFLIEKKKRGGDVTLACPNKDCHFQE
- the dprA gene encoding DNA-processing protein DprA, with translation MNQNETEMWLSLKSVQGLGPVLIKRLIEVFGSPKGVLGADIRNLMDLEGIGESLAGAILSCGVTDTVKREVDEVNRLGIGLVSLTDSEYPSLLREIHDPPSLLYVRGKLHSEKPAIAIVGSRRATAYGRSTTDRFSRCLTEEGFLVVSGMARGIDGFAHRAALHAGGETLAVLGCGVNRVYPPEHRDLMTKIMDQGGVLSEYSLETEPDAKNFPQRNRIISGVSLGTLVIEATAESGSLITARLSLEQGREVFAIPGNLGVKTSEGTNHLIKSGAKLVQGMDDILEEIVPQFRKVAKQHFGKSTLKSIKSHFKQEDLPVDESILFDLVGVDPVHIDELSSKSHFPSQKVSSLLLSMELKGAIQQMAGQFYTRSI
- a CDS encoding Rne/Rng family ribonuclease, which encodes MAKEIIINAMQEETRVAFLENRVVTELYIDRKKERGIVGNVYKGKIMKVLPGMQAAFVDIGTEKSAFLYVADVVFQKEETLRVTEGEGEEYREDDNVEFNGIVTKVKKSGGKPIEELLKEGQEILVQVTKEPMGTKGPRVTMYVSLPGRYLVFMPTVNHVGISRRINKEEERSRLRDMIMKMRKGGTGYIIRTVSDGVSEEEFVSDKEFLDVLWHNINKKRERLGAPVLLHTDLDLVFRTVRDLFTRDVDRLVIDSKVEYERIKDFVNMYIPSLSERVELYEKEEQIFDAFEVEIEISRGLGRKVWLKSGGYIIIDHTEALTVIDVNTGRYVGKRDLEETILKTNLDSVKEIAYQLRLRNIGGIIIIDFIDMEKERNRDKVFHAFQEAVSRDKARTNILRISDLGLIQMSRERIRENLLRILCGPCPYCDGKGYTKSPMTVCYEIFREIRRIGPSQHDKKIILGVHPTVANLLYEEEREGIEDLEREFNRKIFIKADSNLHLEQYDLSTH
- the rodA gene encoding rod shape-determining protein RodA — encoded protein: MIDRRLITNFDWRLLGVILGILGIGLLTLYSVTRHSDVSRSTVFVKQIYWVILGLGIYFSVSFLDYHMLVRYAFGFYGITLLLLIMVLFVGRVGQGAQRWLSLGPFSFQPSEFAKLTMLLVMAKYFSENKQTGGLRFSQLFFPGVLLAIPTVLILRQPDLGTALTVTFIFLLLVGLVGFRSKNLVFGSILFFMSLPFLWHFFWSFLKEYQRERLLTFIDPSADPMGAGYHIIQSKIAIGSGGILGKGYLSGTQSQLKFLPEGHTDFIFSVFAEEWGFIGVFLLFSLYFVLIVMGIEIAAKAKDSLGVLLSYGVVGMLSFYFMINIGMTLGVMPVVGVPLPLMSYGGTSMVTMLAALGILQSVKIRRFQLFY